gtgttcccagcgactctgaagactgaggcaggagaatcgcttgaacctggtaggcagaggttgcagtgagccgacatctcaccactgcactccagcctggacaacagagcgagactctgtctcaaaaaaaaaaaaaaaaaaaaaaaaaagcaatgtatcAGGACTTGGTGTATCTTCAGCACTTCACAGTAataatgaaggaaagaaacacaTTTGTGGAGAGGGGACCATGTTCACTCTTTATCTATCCATGATAGACAGTCGGGAGCTTTATATACCCAAGGAACCTAAGGAAAAATGTTCCCTGTCATGACTCACAATCTtccagccaccctgcctggcaccTGTCTTGTGGGCTGGGAGACCCAACTTACGGATCCCATCAtcccagggagaaagaaaaatcaaatcctTCAGTATCTCTTTTAGGGTATCCTCTCCTCTGTTTGCATGGAGGATAAGGCACCCGATATCTAGTAGCCGAATGTTACATTTGTGTAATACAGAACTATATTGGgataaaatagaatttgtttcCTCTGAGACACAGGTAGAGGCACGTCCACAGTGACCTGGGTGGCAGCCACCTCTTCCTGCAGTGCTAGGCAGGGCATGCTCACAGATCTGGGGAACCTCTGTTGCTCCTGGAGCCCCACAACCTCCTTACTAGCACCCTCTCCCTCTGGTGGCTGTGACAGCCCACACGTGGTCTTGGGTATCCCCTGCTTCTTTGCCTGTCCCTCTTCTGCCCATGCTGCACATCTCTGTCTCCCACTGTCCCCACTACGTCCACGATTGCCTGTTCCTCCCTGCACTCTCCATCTCTAAGGGCTCCTTGTCTTGGAAAATGAACCCACACCCTCTACCTTGTGACTGGGGACAGAACCCCGGGCTTGTTcaattctccctccctccaccacacacacctGTCCTCCTTAATGTTTCTGAAGTCAGTGAGCTCCAGACTCAGCTCCTCCTGCACTTGCCAGCTGCAGGACCTATGACAAGATGCCTACCATCTGTCTGGGACTCTGTCTCTCATCTATCATATAGGCATAATGATGGTAGTTTCCTCCTTCCAAGGCTGGGGAgaaccaggaggccaaggtgatggGCTATGGACAGTCAAAACAGCTCCAATCCTGCCTCCACCTGGGGCTGGTGTTTCAAGTCCGTTGCTTGTGAATGGAGCTTTAATGTCTCCATTCACACACAaatgttttattctaaaatagaCTCCCCTCTGCTCTTCCCTTCCCCACAACTCTTTCCCCTCTGCACCGGGCAGTGGTACCTGTGAGAAAGAACTGTCCCATTCCCAAATCAtcgtccccaccccagcccccaggcccttgGTTGGTGAGACCCTTGATGGGCAGTCTCATGCTTCTGTCCAGGGGACTTTCCCACCGCTGATCCCCTGCGTGGAGGCTAAGTGGACTCTTCTATTCCCTGGCCATCACAGGGTCTACAGTGCACGCATCTTCCTCATTCCTCCATGTTCCCCAGATGACGATTTCATCTGTGTCTCCTCCCACATACTCCCAAATGGACCATCCCAGCCCTAGAACCCGAAAATTGTTCAGAGAGCGAAGGCCAAATTGCCCAACCACCTGCTGCAGAATCCTGCTCCAGGACTGAAGTGTATAGTCcctatcaaaataaaaactcgaggccaggcgcagtggctcatgcctgtaatcctagtactttaggaggcgaaggtgggaggatcgcttgagcccaggagttcaaggctgcattgagctatgatcgtaccactgcactccagcctggacagagcaagaccccacctccagaagaaacaaacaaacaaacaaacaaacaaacaaagaaagccAACAACTGGAAACATCCTCCTCTAGAATGGTGGTCAGGAACATCTCCCCGTCTTGTTCCCTGATGTctctccagcacctagaacagcgcTCAGCACGAGGACGCACTCATCAGggttttgtttaataaatgactcctttgacacagcaatccaCTTCTAAGAATCTTTCTAAAGAAATATTCACACATGTGCACAGAGCTGTGTGCACAATAACGAGAGGAACAAAAAACTGGGGAACGTTTGTAAAGGTTTATTAACTGTCAGTGACTGATAGAGGGGAATCGGATGAGGGGAGTACATGCTGAACAGGAAACAGAGTGAGGGGGGCTTGACCAGGACGCATGGCAATGGCAAAAGCAGATGGGAGATGCTTATACTGgtacttggtgtgtgtgtgtgtggtgtagtgTGTAAATGCAGAGGAAAAAGTCTGAAATTAAACACTCAGAACTGCTCTCAGTAGTCACATCTGGGGAGAGATGAGGATAGTGCTGTTCTATGCAGAGAATACCTGACAATACTTGTTTTCTGACGTAGGTGCATGGGTACACAAACCGAAATATGCATTAAATACGTCTTGCTCATCAGTGATAAGGATAGTATCTAACAGAATGGCACACTGTAAGAAAATACAACGGAAACACTAACATGGAACTCTTGTCACATGAAGAAAAATGATGCTCAACTTTTCACGGTTGTGAACACTTGCTTTCACATGTTATACACCTGATGATGAGGGTCCGCAGACATGCCCATGTTCATGAAAAGTCACCACGTTCTGCTTCTCATCAAGGGCATGTGTCATATCCCCAAGGCCGAggtgagaagagagaaggaaagtaagTGACAGCGAGTTCCCACTGCCCAATAACTCACTCTCAACTCCTCCTGACCTGCAGACCCTGCACACTCTGATTCTGCCCTACCTCAGGACCTGCACACGCCTTCCACGGTTCCTCGAAGTGAACCCTCTGCTCATGCCACAGTGACTTCCTCGTCTGGTTTATGCATTCCTAGGCTAGAGGAAGGTGTGGCCACATATCAGGGCTGACCTGGGGTTTGGGAACCCACAGCATCCTGGGTAGGGAGGATCCCTGGATATACAGGGTAGGGAGTAGAAAGAGCATGGGAAATCTCATCATTCAGCCTCAATGCTGTACACTAGAAAATTATGAGAAAAGAATGATTTGGGAAACAAATGACAAGATGGGATACCGGTACCATAACAGAATATGGTATGTGGGGTATGAGCATCTGCAGGGATGTGGGGTATGAGCCAAAGGTTCATTTACGGAGTTACTCATCATCTTCCTCAGGGTCACTGATCTCTTCATAAATTACCAGCTGGTTTCTCTCACGCAGTCTGTGGGTCCAGGCATGTTTCCCCCTTTTGGGTCCTATGATGGAGAAGAGTTGGAAGATGAGGGTTGGGTACGTTGAAGAGTGCTAGGCTCTGTTTTCTCAAAAAAAGGAGATGCCTCCTCCCTCCCAAGTGCCCATGGGCcttctttatccagtttttcaCATTCTCTGGCTTAGAGAGGCTGAGGCCTTAGACCCACACCAATAGACGACAAATACCAATTAAAGTTTTAGCTTCTGGCTCCTTCCGTTGTGAGGTTTAGATTCCCAACCTCTTCACTTACGGGAACATTCACCGATACCTCCTTTCATTCAGCATGTATTTGTTAAGGGCACACAGGCATACCTCGTTTTATGGCACCTCATTTTTATAgtgctttgcagatattgtaATTTTTTGGGGGGAATTCTCACCAATTTTAcacttttccattattattatatctgttatggtgatctgtgattagTGAGCTTTGATGTTattattgcaattgtttttgttgttttttagtcttttaaaataatttgttttatttttgtggatacacagtaggtgtacatacttatggggtacgtgagatattttgatacacgtatgcaatgcataataatcacatcatggaaaataggGTATCCATCCCATCAAGTATTTATCCTTGTATTACAAAagatccaattacactcttttagttatttttaaatgtacgattaagttattattgactatagtcaccccgTTGTGTGCAAATGTTTTGGGGGTAACAGGAACTCCACCCAGAGAAGATAATGAATGTAATTGATCAATGTTGTGtgtattctgactgctccaccgacGAGCTCTTCCctgtctgttttccttttcttgggcctacctattccctgagacacagcaaTACTGAAATTAGGACAATTAACAATCCTAAAATGGCCGCTAActgttcaaatgaaaggaagagtcacattcTCTCACATTAAATCAGAATCTAGAAATGgctaagcttagtgaggaaggcatgctgaaagccaagacaggatgaaagctaggcctcttgcaccaaacagccaagCAGTGCATGCAAAGGAGAagttcttgaaagaaaagaatagtatataatgcaaaggaaaagttcttgaaggaaataataatactaatacccAGTGAACACACGGATAAGAAATCAAAACAGCCTTACTGCTGCAATAGAGAAAGTTTGAGTGATCAGGATAGAACatgaaaccagccacaacattcccttaagccaaagtctaatTCAGAGCAAGACCCGAACTCTCTTCAAGTCCatgaaagctgagagaggtgaagaaacgtgtgaagctagcagaggttggttcatgaggtctAAGGAAGGAAGTCgtcttcataacataaaagtgcaaggtgtaGCAGCAAAccctgatggagaagctgcagcaagttatccagaagatctagctaagatcactgatgaaggtggctacaccaaacaacagattttcaatatagATGAAATAGCCTTTTATTGGAAGTAGATGCCATCTAAAACTTTCACAGCTACAGAGGATTCACTCcaactttgaaagaagttctaaaGTGGCTAAACGCTATCGAATAGCATCacatactacagagaaatctttcatgaaagggaGAGCTAATCGATGTGGCAAATTTCATTGTTGTGttcttttaagaaactgccacagccactccacccttcagcaaccaccaccttgatcagccagcagccatcaacaccgaggcaagaccctccaccaacAAGAAGAGTGTTACTCATTGAAGGCTCAgaagattgttagcattttttaacaatgaattattttaaaattaaggtatgtacatttttagacataatgctattgcacacttagtaGAGTACactatagtgtaaacataatgtTTTTATACACTGCGAAACAAACGAAAAACAATGTgggtgactcactttattgcagtggtctggaaccgaacctgcaatatctctgaagtACACCTGTATTGGGTATCAGGCATTGAGCTGAGTAAGATATGATCCCAGGTTATCACAGATAGAATCGCTTGAGCACCTTTCATGTCATCAGGCCTTCTAGATTAAATTTAATGCCTCCAAACAATTTATGAACTATGATTCTTATTTCCATCTTATGTACCAGGAGTCTGGAACTGAGAAAATTTGGAAGACTTGCCCCAAGTCACGTGGTTTTTTATAGGGATGACAACTCCAGTCTGCCTCTCTGGAAGTCATGTCTAACATCTCATTTGGAGCTGGGTGAGCTCCTCAGCCCAGCCTGGACCCAGGCTTGTCTGGTTTCCATGCCACACACCCATTCCACACACCTGAACATAGCCAGAAAAGCCAGAGGGGTTGTTCCCAAATTGATTCCTCTTACCAGATCTCTTATTAATCTTCTCAGAAGTATTTGCTTTTCCCGGGGGGCGCAGCTGTTTCCCATCGTTTTGTGGGCCAGAGGCTTCTGACACTCCCTTCGAAtcatttccttcctctgctgGCTTTTTGGGCATGATCTTTATAATGTGAAGGTTACAGATAAACAGTATCAGTGACACTTCTATAGTGCTTTAGAGCTTACAAAGCGTCTTCACATGCATTACCTTAATCAATGTTCTCAACAACACGGGGAGAGTTACACTTGCCTAAATAAGAGAAACCTGGGAGATTAGAAGCAAAAGGAATGGCCTAAATGAATGCAGTTTCCAGGGCTAGAATGCTTATCTTCACACTCTTTTAAGACTGACATTCGTGCAAACAGCAGAAATCTCCATGTAATCGAGAGTGTGGTACACAGAAGATTTGGAGAAAAATAGCATTCTAAGAATTCACAAGGGCTACAAAAGGAAGAACTTCTATAAAATACAAGGGATCCCATATAAGCTTGTAGACAGCTGCTCGGAGAGTACATGTAAAAACATAGAGAGGggacaaaacactgctgaacaAGATGGTATGGGGAGATGAAtacagggaagggagagggaaagaaatggTTTGCTGAAATTAATCTAGGCAGCAAAGAAAGCAGTACCAGATCTGGCATACTACCCTACCGAGGCACCaacattgaatgtggaattcagtgaggTGGTACCCATACCAATTCTTGTTACATTGGGATGTGTCACTGACCAACAATAttaagctacttttttttttttttttttttttttttttttttgacaaagtctcgctctgtcaccaggctagagtgcagtggtgcgatcttggctcactgcaatctgcttctccccggttcaagcgattcccctgcctcagcctcccgagtagctgggactacaggcaggcgctaccacgccctgctaagttttgtatttttagtagagacgaggtttcaccatgttggccaggacggtctcgatctcttgacctcataatctgcccgcctcgacatcctaaattgctgggattacagtcgtgagtcaccgcgcccggcccttaagCTACTTTTTACTCAGCTTCCTCACTTATGAAATAGtgaataatacatgtaaaatagacTAAGGGAAAATCCTCTCTGAGCTTGTGAACATTGttcaaatgtaataataataacattgaataccTTTCTGGATCCTTCTTTTAATTCGTTCTCCATACTGGCAACCCAACTCCCAGATCCCTTTACCTTCTAAACCAGAGCTGAATCTGCACTTCCGGAATCATTTATTCAGGGGCCTCTGAGGGATCCCCAGGGCTGGGAATGGGGCTTCTCGGGTGCCCCAGGTGCAGACAaagccctcaaggagctcaagGAGGGGCCAACAGTCAAAGCGATTCCTAAGCCATGGGAGTGGCCCCGGCAATAGAAGAGAGGCCAGCTGGTCCTTCCTGTTGCAAGAGTGGGTGTCTCAATGGAAGCACCAGTAGGCCCTATGGGGTGAAGCCCTAGTGAGCAACATCTGAACTTCATAAACAAATGCAAACGTGAATGAGCTTTAAATGGCTTGGAGCTCTGGATTAGACTACCACTGCCACTGCGCCCCAGGAAAATTCTTTAACATCTCTGTACCACCAAagcctcattttattattattttgctgatAATTATGGTCTATAACATGAACTATGATTCTTTACTTCCATTTCATGGACTAGGAATCTGGAGCTCCGATAACTTAGAAGATTTGTGCCAAGTTCTTCTTGGCAACCGAAGTGTGTGACTCATTACTATTTGGAGGTAATAACAGAAACAACATCATAGAGGTCTTCTTAtggattaaattaattaatcCATGTGAACTGCTTAAAATAGTATCTGGCATCactatgaaaacaaaagaagtatTAAGGATCACAACTGTTAGTGTTATCAAGCCGTCGGTGCTACATAAGTTGTTGTGATAGATATGGGGAGAAAGAGGCAATGAGGGCCTTTTTGATATTCTCCCTGTCTTATCAGTGTTCACATCCATGAAGGGAAAAAGGTTTTCTGGTCCTTTAGATTTGAGAGGTACTCACCTTCGGGATGGTTCTCTGGAGCCTGCCAAAAGTCACCTGAAGATGTTCAACTGAAAGAGAATACatcagaatttttctttgttggtaAAGATTTCCAAACTCTAGAGAGACTTCTGTAGC
This genomic stretch from Pongo pygmaeus isolate AG05252 chromosome X, NHGRI_mPonPyg2-v2.0_pri, whole genome shotgun sequence harbors:
- the LOC129024391 gene encoding protein SSX1, coding for MNGDDAFAKRPRDDAKTSEKRSKAFDDIATYFSKKEWEKMKYSEKINYVYMKRNYETMTKLGFNVTLPPFMHNKQATDFQGNDFDNDHNRRIQVEHLQVTFGRLQRTIPKIMPKKPAEEGNDSKGVSEASGPQNDGKQLRPPGKANTSEKINKRSGPKRGKHAWTHRLRERNQLVIYEEISDPEEDDE